Proteins encoded together in one Planctomyces sp. SH-PL14 window:
- a CDS encoding DUF1257 domain-containing protein: protein MGIQLPRWQYPVVCQIETGQLQYDNYEGRWGDPAELDRFLQGYAVEAAKQEARRQGYSVTEQPLADGSVRLTVQVGG, encoded by the coding sequence TTGGGCATTCAGCTCCCACGATGGCAGTACCCGGTCGTCTGCCAGATTGAGACCGGCCAACTCCAGTACGACAACTACGAGGGTCGCTGGGGAGATCCTGCCGAACTCGATCGCTTCCTGCAGGGGTACGCCGTTGAAGCGGCCAAGCAGGAGGCCCGCCGACAGGGGTACAGCGTCACCGAGCAGCCCCTCGCAGACGGCTCGGTTCGTCTCACCGTCCAGGTCGGAGGTTGA
- a CDS encoding DUF2997 domain-containing protein codes for MKTIEITIAPNGQTKVETRGFEGNSCRQASKFLEQTLGRTIEERLTSEFYATQSQSHRTETKA; via the coding sequence ATGAAGACCATCGAGATCACCATCGCTCCGAATGGCCAAACCAAGGTCGAGACCAGAGGCTTCGAAGGGAACTCCTGCCGTCAGGCGAGTAAGTTCCTCGAACAAACTCTTGGCCGCACGATCGAAGAACGGCTCACTTCGGAGTTCTACGCCACGCAATCTCAGTCCCACCGAACTGAGACCAAGGCCTGA